From the genome of Leptotrichia sp. oral taxon 847:
ATAAGATATAATGCAGCTGACGCACCTACAAAAATGGGAGTATTCCCTCAATACAGATATCCAAACGCAATGCAAAGATATGCAGAAATGTCTGACCATTTAGGATTTGGAAAAGATGTACATACAAAAGAAGAAAAAATGGAAAAATTAATTGAAGGAATTGTAGCAATCAAAAAACGAATCGGTATACCTATGACAATAAAAGACTGGGGAGTACCAGAAAAAGACTTCTTAGAAGCAGTAGATGAAATGGCACTAAACGCATTCGATGACCAATGTACAGCAGCTAATCCAAGATACCCGCTAATTTCTGAGTTAAAAGAAATTTTACTGGAAGCTTATTACGGGGCAAAAGATTACAAAAAGGAAGAAGAATAGTTAATTTTAAAATCAAAGGCTGTCTATAAAGACAGTCTTTTTTTGAGTATTTAGATATTAAAATAAAAAAATATTTGTATACAAAAATAAATAACTTGCAAATATGTATTTTTATAGATATAATAAGATATATAAAAATTTTGGATAGGAAAGGAAGAAAATCTAAGGATGAAAAATATTTTGAAATTTTTGGTTAAACGGATTTTGATGGGGATTGGGACCCTTTGGCTTGTCGTCACGATTACATTTTTTCTGATACATATGCTGCCAGGCGACCCGTTTCAAGATGAAAAAGCGATACCACCTGCAATTAAAGCAAATTTGATGGCAAAATATCATTTGGATAAACCTCTTGGCATTCAGTATGTGGAATATTTGAAAAGTATTTCAACTGGAGATTTGGGGATGTCTATGAAGGCGTCTGGAAGAACGGTGAACAGCATGATAAAGGATGGATTTCCAGTATCGGCTGATTTGGGAGCTAGGGCTTTGATTTTTGCACTTATAGTGGGAATTCCTTTGGGGATTGTAGCTGGGCTTAAGAGAGGAAAATATCAGGACAAAATTGCGATGCTCATTGCGATAGTTGGAATTTCAGTGCCAAGTTTTGTATTGGCAGGACTTTTGCAAAAATATTTTGTTGATGTTCACAACAGGATTTTGATAAATAAGCTTCATTTGCCACTTATAAAAATCTCACTTCTTGGCTGGACAAAGCCTGAGAATAAAATACTTCCTGTGATTTCTTTAGGGCTTTATACGATAGCACTTGTAGCGAGACTCTTGCGGGACAAGATGATAGAAGTGATGGGACAGGATTACATAAAACTTGCAATTGCAAAAGGTGTGAAACCACGGGATGTAGTTTTTAAACACGCTTTAAGAAATGCGATTTTGCCGGTTATTACGATAATGGGGCCTACGATTGCAGCGGTTCTTACAGGTTCATTTGTAATTGAGCGAATGTTTACAATTCCAGGACTTGGAAAATACTTTGTCGACAGTATAAATGACAGGGATTATACTTTAATCTTGGGAGTTACGGTATTTTATGCAATCTTTTTAATTTTAATTATGATAATTATGGACATTGTCTATGTTTTGGTGGACCCTAAAATTAAGCTTGGGAAAGGAGATAATAGTTAAATGACACAGAATATAAAAAATGATAATTATTTGCCAAAACCTGAAGATTTTGAAATAGTGGGTCCAGATTTAGCGCAAAGTGAAGTTATTTACAAGCCAAGTTTAACTTTTTGGCAAGATGGACTAAGAAGATTTAAAAAAAATAAAATGGCGCTTACATTTTTAGTGATAACTATAATCTTTTTATTTTTAGCAGTATTTGGACAGATGTTGACAAAGTATACCTATAACAGCAACGACTTATCTTCAAAGTTTTTAAATCCAATGGAAGGGCTAAAAAAGGGGCATTATTTGGGAACGGATAATTTGGGACGAGATTTATTTGCAAGACTTTCGCAGGGAATTAGGATTTCTATGGAACTTGCGATTGTAACCGCTGCTATATGTGTTGTTTTTGGGACAATTTATGGAGCAATTTCAGCATATTTTGGAGGAATTGTAGATACAATTATGACAAGATTTGTGGAAATTTTGATGATTATTCCTTCTATGATTTATATAATTTTACTTATGGTAATTATGGGAAATGGGATAAAGACAATAATTATAGCGATGTCGCTTACAAGATGGTTAAACTATTCACTGCTAGTTCGGGGAGAAGTTTTGAAAATAAAGGAAAATGAATTTGTGCTGTCTTCAAGATCACTTGGGGGAAATTTTTGGTGGATAACGCTAAAACATTTGGTGCCAAATACGCTTAGCATAATTATAATAAGACTTACGACGGATATACCAAATATTATTTTTACGGAGGCATTTTTGAGCTTTATTGGACTTGGAGTGCCAATTCCACAGGCTTCGCTTGGAAATTTAGTATATGATGGGGTGTCCAACATAAATTCACATCCGTATTTATTTATTATTCCGTCCGTTGTAATTTCACTTATTACATTGTCGTTTAATATTATAGGAGATGCACTAAACGATGCACTAAATCCTAAATTGAGAAGTTAAAATTTAATTTTTTCTAAAAAGTGAGAAAGGAAAAAATGGAAAAAATGGAAAAAAATTTATTGGAAGTAAAAGATTTAAGTGTTTCTTTTAATACTTACGCAGGAGAAGTTCAGGCACTTCGAGGAATAAGTTTTTCTGTTGCAAGAGGAGAAACCTTGGCGATTGTCGGGGAGTCTGGAAGTGGGAAATCGGTTACGGTCCAGACGATTATGAAGCTTATTCAGATGCCGCCAGGAGAAATAAAATCGGGACAAATTTTATTTAATGGAGAAGATTTAATAACTATAAGCGATGAGAAAATGTCAAAACTTCGAGGTGGAAAAATCGGGATGATATTTCAAGATCCGATGACTTCGTTAAATCCGACAATAAAAATTGGAAAACAGATTATGGAAGGAATTTTGATTCACAAAAAAGTCGGAAAAGCCGAAGCAAAAAAAAGAGCTATTGAAATGCTTAAAAAAGTTGGAATTCCAAAGCCTGAAGAGAGATTTCATCAGTATCCGCATGAATTTTCAGGAGGAATGCGGCAAAGAGTTGTAATTGCAATCGCTCTTGCGTGTGAGCCAGACTTACTTATCTGTGACGAGCCAACAACGGCGTTAGATGTTACAATTCAAGCGCAGATACTGGATTTGATAAATGAAATAAAAAAAGAATTAAATATAGCAGTTATTCTTATAACTCACGATTTGGGAGTTGTGGCGCAGACGGCGGATAGAGTTGTCGTTATGTACGCGGGAGAAAAATTGGAAGAGGCGCCAGTCAGAGAATTATTTAAAAATCCAAAGCATCCTTACACTTGGGGACTGTTAAAATCACTTCCAAGACTGGATATGAACTCAAATGAAAGACTTACTTCAATTCCTGGTACACCGCCAGATTTACTAAATCCACCAAAAGGAGATCCGTTTGCGGCTCGTTCTGAATATGCGATGAAAATTGACTACGAAAGAAAGCCGCCTATGATTGATGTAGGGGGCGGACATTTTGTGAAATCGTGGCTGTACGTCAAAGGAGCTCCTAAAATTGAATTTTTAAAAGATGAAAAAAATGACTAGGAAGTGAATTATGGAAAAAATAATAGAGATGAAAAATTTAAAAAAATATTTTCCAATGAAAAAAAGAACTGTGCTAAAAGCGGTTGACAATGTTACAATGGATATTTACAAAGGAGAAATCCTAAGTCTTGTGGGAGAGTCTGGAAGTGGGAAGACAACGCTTGGAAGAACGATTAGTAGACTTTACAAAAAGACGAACGGAGAGATTTTGTATAATGGAAAATCTGTGGAGGATTACAGCTTAAAAGATTTCACAAAAGAGATTCAGATGATATTTCAAGATCCGCAGGCGTCGCTAAATCCTCGAATGACAGTGGGAGATATAGTCGCCGAAGGAATTGACATTCATAAACTTGTAAGTTCAAGGCAGGAGAGAATGGAAAAAGTGTACAGTTTGCTGGAATTGGTTGGATTAAACAGGGAACACGCCAGTCGTTTTCCACACGAATTTTCTGGAGGACAACGGCAAAGAATTGGGATTGCTAGGGCACTTGCTGTAAATCCAAGTGTTTTGGTGTGCGATGAGCCAATTTCGGCACTAGATGTGTCAATTCAAGCGCAAGTTGTAAATTTATTAAAGGATTTGCAAAAAGAGAGAAACTTGACTATGCTGTTTATTGCGCATGATTTGTCGATGGTAAAATATATTTCAGATAGAGTGGCAGTTATGTATCGGGGAAAAGTTGTGGAACTTGGGACACCTGACGCAGTTTATGGAGATCCTGTTCACAGTTATACAAAATCGTTGATTTCTGCCGTACCAATTGCAGATCCAGATTATAAAAAGACTGAAACAATTGACATGGACGAATCGTATTTGCGAAGTCCAATTGGAAATGTGTCTGAAATTAATGAAGTTCCAAGTGAACCGGAGCTTACAGAATATAGACCGGGACATTTTGTGGAAACGGCATTTTTGAGAGAAAAAAATTTGATTTAAATGTCATTTTAAAGAAAAAAATAAAAAACAAAATAAAAATAAATAAATAAAAAAAGGATGGTAAAAAAATGAAAAAAATTTTATTACTTTTAAGTTTAGTTATGTTTTTTATCGTTTCTTGCGGAAGTGGAAGCGGCGATAATGAGCTAATTTTAAATTTAAAAGAAGAAGGAAAATCTTATGACCCAGAATTAGCAAATGATTCAACAGGAGAATTTGTGGACTCTCTTGTGACAGAAACACTTACAAGACAGGCAAAAGATGGAAAATCATTGCCAGGGGTGGCAAAAACTTGGGAACACAATCAAGATTCAACAGTTTGGACATTCCATTTGAGAAACAATGCAAAATGGTCAAAT
Proteins encoded in this window:
- a CDS encoding ABC transporter permease, whose translation is MKNILKFLVKRILMGIGTLWLVVTITFFLIHMLPGDPFQDEKAIPPAIKANLMAKYHLDKPLGIQYVEYLKSISTGDLGMSMKASGRTVNSMIKDGFPVSADLGARALIFALIVGIPLGIVAGLKRGKYQDKIAMLIAIVGISVPSFVLAGLLQKYFVDVHNRILINKLHLPLIKISLLGWTKPENKILPVISLGLYTIALVARLLRDKMIEVMGQDYIKLAIAKGVKPRDVVFKHALRNAILPVITIMGPTIAAVLTGSFVIERMFTIPGLGKYFVDSINDRDYTLILGVTVFYAIFLILIMIIMDIVYVLVDPKIKLGKGDNS
- a CDS encoding ABC transporter permease yields the protein MTQNIKNDNYLPKPEDFEIVGPDLAQSEVIYKPSLTFWQDGLRRFKKNKMALTFLVITIIFLFLAVFGQMLTKYTYNSNDLSSKFLNPMEGLKKGHYLGTDNLGRDLFARLSQGIRISMELAIVTAAICVVFGTIYGAISAYFGGIVDTIMTRFVEILMIIPSMIYIILLMVIMGNGIKTIIIAMSLTRWLNYSLLVRGEVLKIKENEFVLSSRSLGGNFWWITLKHLVPNTLSIIIIRLTTDIPNIIFTEAFLSFIGLGVPIPQASLGNLVYDGVSNINSHPYLFIIPSVVISLITLSFNIIGDALNDALNPKLRS
- a CDS encoding ABC transporter ATP-binding protein gives rise to the protein MEKIIEMKNLKKYFPMKKRTVLKAVDNVTMDIYKGEILSLVGESGSGKTTLGRTISRLYKKTNGEILYNGKSVEDYSLKDFTKEIQMIFQDPQASLNPRMTVGDIVAEGIDIHKLVSSRQERMEKVYSLLELVGLNREHASRFPHEFSGGQRQRIGIARALAVNPSVLVCDEPISALDVSIQAQVVNLLKDLQKERNLTMLFIAHDLSMVKYISDRVAVMYRGKVVELGTPDAVYGDPVHSYTKSLISAVPIADPDYKKTETIDMDESYLRSPIGNVSEINEVPSEPELTEYRPGHFVETAFLREKNLI
- a CDS encoding ABC transporter ATP-binding protein, with product MEKNLLEVKDLSVSFNTYAGEVQALRGISFSVARGETLAIVGESGSGKSVTVQTIMKLIQMPPGEIKSGQILFNGEDLITISDEKMSKLRGGKIGMIFQDPMTSLNPTIKIGKQIMEGILIHKKVGKAEAKKRAIEMLKKVGIPKPEERFHQYPHEFSGGMRQRVVIAIALACEPDLLICDEPTTALDVTIQAQILDLINEIKKELNIAVILITHDLGVVAQTADRVVVMYAGEKLEEAPVRELFKNPKHPYTWGLLKSLPRLDMNSNERLTSIPGTPPDLLNPPKGDPFAARSEYAMKIDYERKPPMIDVGGGHFVKSWLYVKGAPKIEFLKDEKND